Proteins from a genomic interval of Cucumis melo cultivar AY chromosome 7, USDA_Cmelo_AY_1.0, whole genome shotgun sequence:
- the LOC103493002 gene encoding DExH-box ATP-dependent RNA helicase DExH6 isoform X3, which translates to METMKFSEKTKTVLDDLFSMYPPDDGELGKETVGNHNIKADKQRRKKDDIFWRPSTTKEELMKKLGSYTMKSVANMKKISEERSKLPIASFQDVITSTVESHQVVLICGETGCGKTTQVPQFLLDYMWGKGETCKIVCTQPRRISAVSVSERISYERGENVGSDIGYKIRLESKGGRHSSIVLCTNGILLRVLISEGLGKLTMEASRKSWKNVASDLTHIIVDEVHERDRYSDFILTILRDLLPSYPHLRLILMSATIDAERFSKYFGGCPIINVPGFTYPVKSFYLEDILSILKSSEENHLDDTVGVSDGEPELTEEDILALDESIEMAWLNDEFDPLLELVASGGSSQIFNYQHSVTGLTPLMVLAGKGRVSDVCMLLSFGAMCELQAKDGTTALELAERGDQKETAEAIRKHLETSTSNSKEERQLIGAYLAKNSNSVDVRLLEQLLGKICLDSKEGAILVFLPGWDDISKTRERLSINPLFKDASKFLIISLHSMVPSKEQKKVFRRPPPGCRKIILSTNIAETAITIDDVVYVIDSGWMKEKSYDPYSNVSTFQSSWISKASAKQREGRAGRCQPGICYHLYSKFRASSLPDFQVPEIKRMPIEELCLQVKLLDPNCKIEVFLQKTLDPPVFDTIRNAILVLQDIGALSLDEKLTELGKKLGSLPVHPVTSKMLIFAILMNCLDPALTLACALDYKDPFTLPMLPSERKKAAAAKAELASLYGGHSDQLAVVAAFNCWKNAKGRGQARFCSKYYISSSTMTMLSGMRRQLEMELVQNGFIPEDVSTCNLNACDPGILHAVLVAGLYPKVGRLLPPQKRGKRAVIETCSGSRVLLHRHSLNFELSLKQTDSHPLIVYDEVTRGDGGTHIRNCTVVGPLPLLMVAKDIAVAPARMSDNCKGGTENNNNGNDEAGIDETAQEKMDIENKSNQQPEEMIMSSPDNAVTVVVDRWLQFWSKALDIAQLYCLRERLSSAILFKVKHPNGVLPPVLGASMHSLACILSYDGLSGISLESVEMLTSMVNATEIGQFAPGRSVGTHKKVSWFHKLHPNYNNFSVPEANGTSILNDPLSQNLLPTPDFRTANPSDPSSPYVRASPNSAYARSTPQSQREHKPFKLGKPSRDQDAAQQQQQEQQQQEQQQQQQHAQEHNTRKQRNSHKERMAAKQQKPPSGDLSLNGYGLNTYGPYGHRGISLKRPRSVMTGDGLVVQASGEGKFAAFIDETSIIQIHLL; encoded by the exons GTCGTTCTCATATGTGGTGAGACTGGGTGTGGAAAGACAACGCAG GTCCCTCAGTTTCTTTTGGATTATATGTGGGGTAAGGGAGAGACGTGTAAGATAGTTTGTACCCAACCTCGACGAATATCTGCTGTATCAG TTTCTGAGCGAATCTCCTATGAAAGAGGAGAAAATGTTGGAAGTGATATTGGATACAAG ATACGACTGGAAAGTAAAGGTGGTAGACACTCATCAATTGTACTCTGTACGAATGGTATTCTCTTAAGGGTGCTGATTTCAGAGGGGTTGGGTAAATTAACAATGGAAGCCTCCAGAAAGAGTTGGAAAAATGTTGCTTCGGACTTAACTCACATTATTGTG GATGAAGTTCATGAAAGGGACCGTTACTCGGACTTCATTCTAACAATTTTGAG AGACTTGCTTCCATCATATCCTCATTTAAGGCTG ATACTCATGAGTGCTACAATTGATGCTGAACggttttcaaaatattttggaGGCTGTCCAATCATCAACGTTCCTGGATTCACCTATCCT GTAAAAAGTTTCTATCTGGAGGATATACTTTCTATATTGAAATCTTCGGAAGAGAACCACCTTGATGATACAGTGGGTGTTTCGGATGGGGAACCTGAGCTAACCGAAGAAGACATTCTTGCTTTGGATGAATCAATTGAAATGGCTTGGTTGAATGACGAATTCGATCCCCTTTTAGAATTGGTTGCTTCTGGTGGATcctctcaaattttcaattatcaGCATTCTGTGACTGGGTTAACACCTCTAATGGTTCTTGCTGGAAAGGGTAGAGTTTCCGATGTTTGCATGCTGCTCTCTTTTGGTGCTATGTGTGAATTACAGGCCAAGGATGGCACAACTGCACTGGAATTGGCCGAACGAGGAGATCAGAAAGAAACTGCTGAAGCAATCAGAAAACATTTGGAGACTTCCACGTCCAACTCCAAGGAAGAACGTCAGTTGATTGGTGCATATCTTGCAAAAAATTCTAATTCTGTTGATGTTCGTCTTCTAGAGCAGTTGTTAGGAAAAATATGTCTTGATTCAAAAGAAGGAGCTATTCTTGTTTTCCTTCCTGGGTGGGATGACATTAGCAAGACTCGAGAAAGATTATCAATCAATCCTCTTTTCAAAGATGCATCAAAATTTCTGATAATCTCTCTTCATTCAATGGTTCCTTCTAAAGAGCAAAAGAAGGTATTCAGACGACCTCCTCCTGGTTGTCGCAAAATTATTCTGTCCACTAATATTGCTGAAACGGCCATTACAATTGATGATGTGGTTTATGTTATAGACAGTGGATGGATGAAAGAAAAAAGTTATGATCCTTACAGTAATGTTTCTACTTTTCAATCATCTTGGATATCGAAGGCTAGTGCCAAGCAGCGTGAGGGTCGTGCAGGTCGCTGTCAGCCTGGGATATGCTATCACCTTTATTCAAAGTTTCGTGCATCGTCTCTTCCTGATTTTCAAGTTCCTGAAATTAAGAGAATGCCAATAGAGGAACTCTGTTTGCAG GTGAAATTGCTTGATCCCAATTGTAAGATAGAGGTTTTCTTGCAGAAGACTTTGGATCCTCCAGTTTTTGATACTATCCGTAATGCAATCTTAGTCCTTCAGGATATTGGGGCTCTGTCACTAGATGAGAAACTGACTGAGCTGGGGAAGAAATTAGGTTCATTGCCTGTCCATCCAGTCACAAGCAAGATGCTTATCTTCGCCATACTGATGAACTGCCTTGATCCTGCTCTAACTCTGGCTTGTGCTTTGGACTACAAGGACCCTTTCACTCTTCCGATGTTACCAAGCGAACGAAAGAAAGCTGCTGCTGCTAAAGCCGAGCTTGCTTCTTTGTATGGTGGGCATAGTGATCAACTGGCTGTTGTTGCTGCATTTAATTGCTGGAAAAATGCTAAAGGAAGGGGTCAAGCGCGTTTCTGTTCTAAATACTACATCTCTTCGAGCACTATGACTATGTTATCTGGCATGCGGAGACAACTTGAGATGGAACTAGTTCAAAATGGTTTTATACCTGAGGATGTTTCAACTTGCAACTTGAATGCTTGTGACCCTGGCATACTCCACGCTGTCCTTGTGGCTGGTTTATATCCAAAGGTGGGAAGATTACTTCCACCCCAGAAAAGGGGAAAGCGGGCTGTCATTGAAACTTGTTCAGGGAGCAGAGTTCTTTTGCACCGACATTCCCTTAACTTTGAACTGTCACTCAAGCAAACAGATAGTCATCCTCTAATTGTTTATGATGAGGTAACCCGTGGGGACGGTGGTACACACATTAGAAACTGCACTGTTGTTGGGCCTCTCCCATTATTAATGGTTGCAAAGGACATTGCTGTTGCCCCTGCAAGGATGAGCGATAATTGTAAAGGTGGTACCGAAAATAACAATAATGGCAATGATGAAGCTGGTATAGATGAAACTGCTCAAGAGAAGATGGATAtagaaaataaatcaaatcaaCAGCCAGAAGAGATGATTATGTCCTCCCCTGATAACGCAGTAACTGTGGTTGTTGACCGTTGGCTGCAGTTTTGGTCAAAGGCACTTGATATTGCTCAGTTATACTGCTTGAGAGAGCGATTATCTTCAGCAATCTTATTCAAA GTAAAGCATCCAAATGGAGTTCTTCCTCCTGTTCTTGGGGCCTCTATGCATTCCTTGGCTTGCATTCTATCTTATGATGGCTTATCTGGTATTTCATTAGAATCAGTAGAAATGTTGACGTCGATGGTAAATGCGACTGAAATTGGCCAATTTGCACCTGGGAGGTCCGTAGGAACACATAAGAAAGTAagttggtttcataaattgcaTCCAAATTATAACAATTTTAGTGTTCCCGAAGCTAATGGAACATCAATTTTGAATGATCCGTTAAGTCAGAATCTTTTACCAACACCTGATTTTAGAACAGCAAACCCAAGTGACCCATCAAGCCCTTATGTTAGGGCTTCACCCAATTCAGCCTATGCAAGGTCGACACCACAGTCACAGAGAGAGCATAAGCCTTTCAAGCTGGGAAAACCCTCTCGAGACCAAGATGCTGCCCAGCAGCAGCAGcaggagcagcagcagcaggagcagcagcagcagcagcagcacgCACAAGAGCACAACACACGTAAACAAAGAAACTCCCACAAGGAGCGCATGGCAGCTAAACAACAGAAGCCTCCATCGGGAGACCTCAGTTTAAATGGGTATGGATTAAATACATATGGACCATATGGCCATCGGGGTATCTCTCTAAAGCGGCCGCGCTCAGTTATGACTGGAG ATGGTCTAGTGGTTCAGGCCTCGGGGGAAGGGAAGTTTGCTGCTTTTATAGATGAAACAAGCATCATACAAATCCATCTGCTATAG
- the LOC103493002 gene encoding DExH-box ATP-dependent RNA helicase DExH6 isoform X5, giving the protein MWGKGETCKIVCTQPRRISAVSVSERISYERGENVGSDIGYKIRLESKGGRHSSIVLCTNGILLRVLISEGLGKLTMEASRKSWKNVASDLTHIIVDEVHERDRYSDFILTILRDLLPSYPHLRLILMSATIDAERFSKYFGGCPIINVPGFTYPVKSFYLEDILSILKSSEENHLDDTVGVSDGEPELTEEDILALDESIEMAWLNDEFDPLLELVASGGSSQIFNYQHSVTGLTPLMVLAGKGRVSDVCMLLSFGAMCELQAKDGTTALELAERGDQKETAEAIRKHLETSTSNSKEERQLIGAYLAKNSNSVDVRLLEQLLGKICLDSKEGAILVFLPGWDDISKTRERLSINPLFKDASKFLIISLHSMVPSKEQKKVFRRPPPGCRKIILSTNIAETAITIDDVVYVIDSGWMKEKSYDPYSNVSTFQSSWISKASAKQREGRAGRCQPGICYHLYSKFRASSLPDFQVPEIKRMPIEELCLQVKLLDPNCKIEVFLQKTLDPPVFDTIRNAILVLQDIGALSLDEKLTELGKKLGSLPVHPVTSKMLIFAILMNCLDPALTLACALDYKDPFTLPMLPSERKKAAAAKAELASLYGGHSDQLAVVAAFNCWKNAKGRGQARFCSKYYISSSTMTMLSGMRRQLEMELVQNGFIPEDVSTCNLNACDPGILHAVLVAGLYPKVGRLLPPQKRGKRAVIETCSGSRVLLHRHSLNFELSLKQTDSHPLIVYDEVTRGDGGTHIRNCTVVGPLPLLMVAKDIAVAPARMSDNCKGGTENNNNGNDEAGIDETAQEKMDIENKSNQQPEEMIMSSPDNAVTVVVDRWLQFWSKALDIAQLYCLRERLSSAILFKVKHPNGVLPPVLGASMHSLACILSYDGLSGISLESVEMLTSMVNATEIGQFAPGRSVGTHKKVSWFHKLHPNYNNFSVPEANGTSILNDPLSQNLLPTPDFRTANPSDPSSPYVRASPNSAYARSTPQSQREHKPFKLGKPSRDQDAAQQQQQEQQQQEQQQQQQHAQEHNTRKQRNSHKERMAAKQQKPPSGDLSLNGYGLNTYGPYGHRGISLKRPRSVMTGDGLVVQASGEGKFAAFIDETSIIQIHLL; this is encoded by the exons ATGTGGGGTAAGGGAGAGACGTGTAAGATAGTTTGTACCCAACCTCGACGAATATCTGCTGTATCAG TTTCTGAGCGAATCTCCTATGAAAGAGGAGAAAATGTTGGAAGTGATATTGGATACAAG ATACGACTGGAAAGTAAAGGTGGTAGACACTCATCAATTGTACTCTGTACGAATGGTATTCTCTTAAGGGTGCTGATTTCAGAGGGGTTGGGTAAATTAACAATGGAAGCCTCCAGAAAGAGTTGGAAAAATGTTGCTTCGGACTTAACTCACATTATTGTG GATGAAGTTCATGAAAGGGACCGTTACTCGGACTTCATTCTAACAATTTTGAG AGACTTGCTTCCATCATATCCTCATTTAAGGCTG ATACTCATGAGTGCTACAATTGATGCTGAACggttttcaaaatattttggaGGCTGTCCAATCATCAACGTTCCTGGATTCACCTATCCT GTAAAAAGTTTCTATCTGGAGGATATACTTTCTATATTGAAATCTTCGGAAGAGAACCACCTTGATGATACAGTGGGTGTTTCGGATGGGGAACCTGAGCTAACCGAAGAAGACATTCTTGCTTTGGATGAATCAATTGAAATGGCTTGGTTGAATGACGAATTCGATCCCCTTTTAGAATTGGTTGCTTCTGGTGGATcctctcaaattttcaattatcaGCATTCTGTGACTGGGTTAACACCTCTAATGGTTCTTGCTGGAAAGGGTAGAGTTTCCGATGTTTGCATGCTGCTCTCTTTTGGTGCTATGTGTGAATTACAGGCCAAGGATGGCACAACTGCACTGGAATTGGCCGAACGAGGAGATCAGAAAGAAACTGCTGAAGCAATCAGAAAACATTTGGAGACTTCCACGTCCAACTCCAAGGAAGAACGTCAGTTGATTGGTGCATATCTTGCAAAAAATTCTAATTCTGTTGATGTTCGTCTTCTAGAGCAGTTGTTAGGAAAAATATGTCTTGATTCAAAAGAAGGAGCTATTCTTGTTTTCCTTCCTGGGTGGGATGACATTAGCAAGACTCGAGAAAGATTATCAATCAATCCTCTTTTCAAAGATGCATCAAAATTTCTGATAATCTCTCTTCATTCAATGGTTCCTTCTAAAGAGCAAAAGAAGGTATTCAGACGACCTCCTCCTGGTTGTCGCAAAATTATTCTGTCCACTAATATTGCTGAAACGGCCATTACAATTGATGATGTGGTTTATGTTATAGACAGTGGATGGATGAAAGAAAAAAGTTATGATCCTTACAGTAATGTTTCTACTTTTCAATCATCTTGGATATCGAAGGCTAGTGCCAAGCAGCGTGAGGGTCGTGCAGGTCGCTGTCAGCCTGGGATATGCTATCACCTTTATTCAAAGTTTCGTGCATCGTCTCTTCCTGATTTTCAAGTTCCTGAAATTAAGAGAATGCCAATAGAGGAACTCTGTTTGCAG GTGAAATTGCTTGATCCCAATTGTAAGATAGAGGTTTTCTTGCAGAAGACTTTGGATCCTCCAGTTTTTGATACTATCCGTAATGCAATCTTAGTCCTTCAGGATATTGGGGCTCTGTCACTAGATGAGAAACTGACTGAGCTGGGGAAGAAATTAGGTTCATTGCCTGTCCATCCAGTCACAAGCAAGATGCTTATCTTCGCCATACTGATGAACTGCCTTGATCCTGCTCTAACTCTGGCTTGTGCTTTGGACTACAAGGACCCTTTCACTCTTCCGATGTTACCAAGCGAACGAAAGAAAGCTGCTGCTGCTAAAGCCGAGCTTGCTTCTTTGTATGGTGGGCATAGTGATCAACTGGCTGTTGTTGCTGCATTTAATTGCTGGAAAAATGCTAAAGGAAGGGGTCAAGCGCGTTTCTGTTCTAAATACTACATCTCTTCGAGCACTATGACTATGTTATCTGGCATGCGGAGACAACTTGAGATGGAACTAGTTCAAAATGGTTTTATACCTGAGGATGTTTCAACTTGCAACTTGAATGCTTGTGACCCTGGCATACTCCACGCTGTCCTTGTGGCTGGTTTATATCCAAAGGTGGGAAGATTACTTCCACCCCAGAAAAGGGGAAAGCGGGCTGTCATTGAAACTTGTTCAGGGAGCAGAGTTCTTTTGCACCGACATTCCCTTAACTTTGAACTGTCACTCAAGCAAACAGATAGTCATCCTCTAATTGTTTATGATGAGGTAACCCGTGGGGACGGTGGTACACACATTAGAAACTGCACTGTTGTTGGGCCTCTCCCATTATTAATGGTTGCAAAGGACATTGCTGTTGCCCCTGCAAGGATGAGCGATAATTGTAAAGGTGGTACCGAAAATAACAATAATGGCAATGATGAAGCTGGTATAGATGAAACTGCTCAAGAGAAGATGGATAtagaaaataaatcaaatcaaCAGCCAGAAGAGATGATTATGTCCTCCCCTGATAACGCAGTAACTGTGGTTGTTGACCGTTGGCTGCAGTTTTGGTCAAAGGCACTTGATATTGCTCAGTTATACTGCTTGAGAGAGCGATTATCTTCAGCAATCTTATTCAAA GTAAAGCATCCAAATGGAGTTCTTCCTCCTGTTCTTGGGGCCTCTATGCATTCCTTGGCTTGCATTCTATCTTATGATGGCTTATCTGGTATTTCATTAGAATCAGTAGAAATGTTGACGTCGATGGTAAATGCGACTGAAATTGGCCAATTTGCACCTGGGAGGTCCGTAGGAACACATAAGAAAGTAagttggtttcataaattgcaTCCAAATTATAACAATTTTAGTGTTCCCGAAGCTAATGGAACATCAATTTTGAATGATCCGTTAAGTCAGAATCTTTTACCAACACCTGATTTTAGAACAGCAAACCCAAGTGACCCATCAAGCCCTTATGTTAGGGCTTCACCCAATTCAGCCTATGCAAGGTCGACACCACAGTCACAGAGAGAGCATAAGCCTTTCAAGCTGGGAAAACCCTCTCGAGACCAAGATGCTGCCCAGCAGCAGCAGcaggagcagcagcagcaggagcagcagcagcagcagcagcacgCACAAGAGCACAACACACGTAAACAAAGAAACTCCCACAAGGAGCGCATGGCAGCTAAACAACAGAAGCCTCCATCGGGAGACCTCAGTTTAAATGGGTATGGATTAAATACATATGGACCATATGGCCATCGGGGTATCTCTCTAAAGCGGCCGCGCTCAGTTATGACTGGAG ATGGTCTAGTGGTTCAGGCCTCGGGGGAAGGGAAGTTTGCTGCTTTTATAGATGAAACAAGCATCATACAAATCCATCTGCTATAG
- the LOC103493002 gene encoding DExH-box ATP-dependent RNA helicase DExH6 isoform X7: MEASRKSWKNVASDLTHIIVDEVHERDRYSDFILTILRDLLPSYPHLRLILMSATIDAERFSKYFGGCPIINVPGFTYPVKSFYLEDILSILKSSEENHLDDTVGVSDGEPELTEEDILALDESIEMAWLNDEFDPLLELVASGGSSQIFNYQHSVTGLTPLMVLAGKGRVSDVCMLLSFGAMCELQAKDGTTALELAERGDQKETAEAIRKHLETSTSNSKEERQLIGAYLAKNSNSVDVRLLEQLLGKICLDSKEGAILVFLPGWDDISKTRERLSINPLFKDASKFLIISLHSMVPSKEQKKVFRRPPPGCRKIILSTNIAETAITIDDVVYVIDSGWMKEKSYDPYSNVSTFQSSWISKASAKQREGRAGRCQPGICYHLYSKFRASSLPDFQVPEIKRMPIEELCLQVKLLDPNCKIEVFLQKTLDPPVFDTIRNAILVLQDIGALSLDEKLTELGKKLGSLPVHPVTSKMLIFAILMNCLDPALTLACALDYKDPFTLPMLPSERKKAAAAKAELASLYGGHSDQLAVVAAFNCWKNAKGRGQARFCSKYYISSSTMTMLSGMRRQLEMELVQNGFIPEDVSTCNLNACDPGILHAVLVAGLYPKVGRLLPPQKRGKRAVIETCSGSRVLLHRHSLNFELSLKQTDSHPLIVYDEVTRGDGGTHIRNCTVVGPLPLLMVAKDIAVAPARMSDNCKGGTENNNNGNDEAGIDETAQEKMDIENKSNQQPEEMIMSSPDNAVTVVVDRWLQFWSKALDIAQLYCLRERLSSAILFKVKHPNGVLPPVLGASMHSLACILSYDGLSGISLESVEMLTSMVNATEIGQFAPGRSVGTHKKVSWFHKLHPNYNNFSVPEANGTSILNDPLSQNLLPTPDFRTANPSDPSSPYVRASPNSAYARSTPQSQREHKPFKLGKPSRDQDAAQQQQQEQQQQEQQQQQQHAQEHNTRKQRNSHKERMAAKQQKPPSGDLSLNGYGLNTYGPYGHRGISLKRPRSVMTGDGLVVQASGEGKFAAFIDETSIIQIHLL, encoded by the exons ATGGAAGCCTCCAGAAAGAGTTGGAAAAATGTTGCTTCGGACTTAACTCACATTATTGTG GATGAAGTTCATGAAAGGGACCGTTACTCGGACTTCATTCTAACAATTTTGAG AGACTTGCTTCCATCATATCCTCATTTAAGGCTG ATACTCATGAGTGCTACAATTGATGCTGAACggttttcaaaatattttggaGGCTGTCCAATCATCAACGTTCCTGGATTCACCTATCCT GTAAAAAGTTTCTATCTGGAGGATATACTTTCTATATTGAAATCTTCGGAAGAGAACCACCTTGATGATACAGTGGGTGTTTCGGATGGGGAACCTGAGCTAACCGAAGAAGACATTCTTGCTTTGGATGAATCAATTGAAATGGCTTGGTTGAATGACGAATTCGATCCCCTTTTAGAATTGGTTGCTTCTGGTGGATcctctcaaattttcaattatcaGCATTCTGTGACTGGGTTAACACCTCTAATGGTTCTTGCTGGAAAGGGTAGAGTTTCCGATGTTTGCATGCTGCTCTCTTTTGGTGCTATGTGTGAATTACAGGCCAAGGATGGCACAACTGCACTGGAATTGGCCGAACGAGGAGATCAGAAAGAAACTGCTGAAGCAATCAGAAAACATTTGGAGACTTCCACGTCCAACTCCAAGGAAGAACGTCAGTTGATTGGTGCATATCTTGCAAAAAATTCTAATTCTGTTGATGTTCGTCTTCTAGAGCAGTTGTTAGGAAAAATATGTCTTGATTCAAAAGAAGGAGCTATTCTTGTTTTCCTTCCTGGGTGGGATGACATTAGCAAGACTCGAGAAAGATTATCAATCAATCCTCTTTTCAAAGATGCATCAAAATTTCTGATAATCTCTCTTCATTCAATGGTTCCTTCTAAAGAGCAAAAGAAGGTATTCAGACGACCTCCTCCTGGTTGTCGCAAAATTATTCTGTCCACTAATATTGCTGAAACGGCCATTACAATTGATGATGTGGTTTATGTTATAGACAGTGGATGGATGAAAGAAAAAAGTTATGATCCTTACAGTAATGTTTCTACTTTTCAATCATCTTGGATATCGAAGGCTAGTGCCAAGCAGCGTGAGGGTCGTGCAGGTCGCTGTCAGCCTGGGATATGCTATCACCTTTATTCAAAGTTTCGTGCATCGTCTCTTCCTGATTTTCAAGTTCCTGAAATTAAGAGAATGCCAATAGAGGAACTCTGTTTGCAG GTGAAATTGCTTGATCCCAATTGTAAGATAGAGGTTTTCTTGCAGAAGACTTTGGATCCTCCAGTTTTTGATACTATCCGTAATGCAATCTTAGTCCTTCAGGATATTGGGGCTCTGTCACTAGATGAGAAACTGACTGAGCTGGGGAAGAAATTAGGTTCATTGCCTGTCCATCCAGTCACAAGCAAGATGCTTATCTTCGCCATACTGATGAACTGCCTTGATCCTGCTCTAACTCTGGCTTGTGCTTTGGACTACAAGGACCCTTTCACTCTTCCGATGTTACCAAGCGAACGAAAGAAAGCTGCTGCTGCTAAAGCCGAGCTTGCTTCTTTGTATGGTGGGCATAGTGATCAACTGGCTGTTGTTGCTGCATTTAATTGCTGGAAAAATGCTAAAGGAAGGGGTCAAGCGCGTTTCTGTTCTAAATACTACATCTCTTCGAGCACTATGACTATGTTATCTGGCATGCGGAGACAACTTGAGATGGAACTAGTTCAAAATGGTTTTATACCTGAGGATGTTTCAACTTGCAACTTGAATGCTTGTGACCCTGGCATACTCCACGCTGTCCTTGTGGCTGGTTTATATCCAAAGGTGGGAAGATTACTTCCACCCCAGAAAAGGGGAAAGCGGGCTGTCATTGAAACTTGTTCAGGGAGCAGAGTTCTTTTGCACCGACATTCCCTTAACTTTGAACTGTCACTCAAGCAAACAGATAGTCATCCTCTAATTGTTTATGATGAGGTAACCCGTGGGGACGGTGGTACACACATTAGAAACTGCACTGTTGTTGGGCCTCTCCCATTATTAATGGTTGCAAAGGACATTGCTGTTGCCCCTGCAAGGATGAGCGATAATTGTAAAGGTGGTACCGAAAATAACAATAATGGCAATGATGAAGCTGGTATAGATGAAACTGCTCAAGAGAAGATGGATAtagaaaataaatcaaatcaaCAGCCAGAAGAGATGATTATGTCCTCCCCTGATAACGCAGTAACTGTGGTTGTTGACCGTTGGCTGCAGTTTTGGTCAAAGGCACTTGATATTGCTCAGTTATACTGCTTGAGAGAGCGATTATCTTCAGCAATCTTATTCAAA GTAAAGCATCCAAATGGAGTTCTTCCTCCTGTTCTTGGGGCCTCTATGCATTCCTTGGCTTGCATTCTATCTTATGATGGCTTATCTGGTATTTCATTAGAATCAGTAGAAATGTTGACGTCGATGGTAAATGCGACTGAAATTGGCCAATTTGCACCTGGGAGGTCCGTAGGAACACATAAGAAAGTAagttggtttcataaattgcaTCCAAATTATAACAATTTTAGTGTTCCCGAAGCTAATGGAACATCAATTTTGAATGATCCGTTAAGTCAGAATCTTTTACCAACACCTGATTTTAGAACAGCAAACCCAAGTGACCCATCAAGCCCTTATGTTAGGGCTTCACCCAATTCAGCCTATGCAAGGTCGACACCACAGTCACAGAGAGAGCATAAGCCTTTCAAGCTGGGAAAACCCTCTCGAGACCAAGATGCTGCCCAGCAGCAGCAGcaggagcagcagcagcaggagcagcagcagcagcagcagcacgCACAAGAGCACAACACACGTAAACAAAGAAACTCCCACAAGGAGCGCATGGCAGCTAAACAACAGAAGCCTCCATCGGGAGACCTCAGTTTAAATGGGTATGGATTAAATACATATGGACCATATGGCCATCGGGGTATCTCTCTAAAGCGGCCGCGCTCAGTTATGACTGGAG ATGGTCTAGTGGTTCAGGCCTCGGGGGAAGGGAAGTTTGCTGCTTTTATAGATGAAACAAGCATCATACAAATCCATCTGCTATAG